One Rosa chinensis cultivar Old Blush chromosome 5, RchiOBHm-V2, whole genome shotgun sequence genomic region harbors:
- the LOC112166606 gene encoding uncharacterized protein LOC112166606: MAWLVSLKILLISSGVVALALAMQLYVPLVFEFAVSNLPLIWSSCKSLLRPPYLYVVINAIIITIAASSMFHHDRPQAKLPSPESESTPPPVVYKHREDDLAPPVVYKHIQEDVAPPVVYEHREDDVAPPVVYKHIQEDVAPQVYEHRREEDVAASPVVYDDRDEAVIKEVTSMVPFNNPEEPVAEVDNDREDEIEVSTATWTTSENTTKFVDIILPAEKPLVSTRFSHRKPARSTPEGGRPLRVSKAPKRHDTLENTWKMITEGRAMPLSRHIKKSDTWDHHGSGGVNVNDEVDEETSEAVQQSKTFKDMTNQQKLRTMAAVSSSPGGIKLRKEPSLSQDDLNRRVEAFIQKFNEEMRLQRQESLDQYMEMINRGSH, encoded by the exons ATGGCGTGGTTGGTGTCGTTGAAGATTCTGTTGATTTCGAGCGGCGTTGTGGCTTTGGCATTGGCCATGCAGCTCTATGTTCCGTTGGTGTTTGAGTTCGCCGTCTCAAACCTTCCTCTGATCTGGAGCTCATGCAAATCCTTGCTCCGCCCGCCGTATCTCTACGTCGTCATCAAcgccatcatcatcaccattgcCGCCTCCTCAATGTTCCACCATGACCGGCCTCAGGCAAAGCTTCCTTCCCCGGAGTCTGAATCAACACCACCGCCGGTTGTATACAAGCACAGAGAAGATGACCTGGCGCCACCGGTGGTGTACAAGCATATACAAGAGGATGTGGCGCCACCAGTGGTGTACGAGCACAGAGAAGATGACGTGGCGCCACCAGTGGTGTACAAGCATATACAAGAGGATGTGGCGCCACAGGTGTACGAGCACAGAAGAGAAGAGGATGTGGCGGCGTCACCGGTAGTGTACGATGACAGAGATGAGGCCGTGATTAAGGAAGTGACGTCTATGGTACCATTTAACAACCCTGAAGAGCCTGTGGCTGAGGTTGATAATGATCGTGAGGATGAGATCGAGGTCTCGACAGCCACGTGGACGACGTCGGAGAATACTACGAAATTCGTTGATATTATTTTGCCGGCGGAGAAGCCTCTAGTCTCTACGAGATTCAGTCACCGGAAACCGGCTAGATCCACCCCTGAAG GTGGGAGGCCGTTGCGAGTGTCCAAGGCGCCAAAACGGCACGACACGTTGGAGAACACGTGGAAGATGATAACGGAGGGGCGTGCGATGCCGTTGAGCCGGCACATCAAGAAGAGCGACACGTGGGATCATCACGGTAGCGGAGGTGTCAACGTTAACGATGAAGTGGACGAGGAGACGTCAGAAGCAGTGCAACAGTCAAAGACGTTTAAGGACATGACGAACCAGCAGAAGCTGAGGACCATGGCAGCTGTGAGTTCCTCGCCGGGAGGGATTAAGCTGAGGAAAGAGCCGTCGCTGAGTCAGGACGATTTGAACCGCCGAGTCGAGGCGTTTATACAGAAGTTCAACGAAGAAATGAGGTTGCAGAGACAGGAGTCATTGGATCAGTACATGGAGATGATCAACCGTGGAAGCCATTAG